The following are encoded together in the Pseudidiomarina andamanensis genome:
- a CDS encoding heavy metal translocating P-type ATPase, with product MATQQYQLQLSGMSCAGCAKTIERALQGVDGVSSVNVNFATEIAAVEADNVAANKLVEAVKEAGYEASVIDHEQPEQDDSRERVQQVQFYKFIAAAILSVPLLYTMLGHFSWTSGIYVPDWLMNPWVQMALATPVQFIIGWQFYKGSYTALRGGAANMDVLVALGTSAAYFYSVYLAAFASKQVIHGGLYFETSAVLITLILLGKWFEARAKGRSSAAIKQLLNLQPKQALRERNDGETEQVNVAELKLGDVIHIKPGQQVPADSEVLSGESAVDESMLTGESVPADKQVGDSLTGGTINKNGFLKAKVKKLGKDSALAQIIKVVEQAQTSKAPIQRLADQVSAIFVPVVLGIAVITFFVWAFWYQPGDYGSALEATVAVLVIACPCALGLATPTSIMAGSGRAAQMGVLFKQSEILEITHTVTSVVLDKTGTITEGKPKLTNLELNTSILKLNDGQVKAAVKALEQQSEHPLAQAVVTGITEDTKSVIIESFKAHEGRGVSASLNSDNNTHFIRIGTARLMQENDIDCSAWIERKETLEQEGKTVMLISCDQQLVGLVAVADTVRENSKEAITQLKQRGLKVVMITGDNQRTAEAIAKQVGIDHIFAEVLPEHKAKHVTELREQGEIVAMVGDGINDAPALATAHVGIAMGTGTDVALETADIALMRADLRSLIDALFVSEKTVRNIRQNLFWAFAYNTLGIPVAASGLLAPWLAGGAMALSSVSVVLNALRLQRLPTKR from the coding sequence ATGGCCACACAACAGTATCAATTACAGCTGTCTGGAATGAGTTGCGCTGGGTGCGCAAAGACAATTGAGCGAGCACTTCAAGGTGTTGATGGGGTCAGCTCGGTTAACGTCAATTTTGCAACTGAAATTGCCGCCGTCGAAGCCGATAATGTCGCCGCTAATAAACTAGTCGAAGCTGTAAAAGAGGCAGGTTATGAAGCGAGTGTCATCGACCATGAGCAACCTGAACAAGACGACTCTCGAGAGCGTGTTCAGCAAGTACAGTTTTATAAATTTATTGCGGCTGCAATTCTTTCAGTGCCACTGTTGTACACCATGCTAGGGCACTTTAGCTGGACCAGCGGTATTTACGTTCCCGATTGGTTGATGAATCCGTGGGTACAAATGGCGCTTGCAACACCGGTGCAATTTATTATTGGTTGGCAATTTTATAAAGGGAGCTATACCGCTCTTCGTGGTGGTGCTGCGAATATGGATGTATTGGTGGCATTGGGCACATCCGCCGCATACTTCTACAGCGTCTATTTAGCTGCTTTCGCGAGTAAGCAAGTGATTCACGGCGGTCTCTATTTTGAAACCAGTGCCGTTCTTATCACATTAATCCTGTTGGGTAAGTGGTTTGAGGCGCGCGCCAAAGGACGATCTTCTGCGGCCATCAAACAGTTACTAAACCTACAACCAAAACAAGCGCTGCGCGAACGTAACGACGGCGAAACTGAGCAAGTTAACGTTGCCGAGTTAAAGTTGGGCGATGTTATTCATATAAAACCGGGGCAACAGGTTCCCGCCGACAGCGAAGTATTGAGCGGCGAGAGCGCGGTTGATGAATCGATGTTGACTGGTGAAAGTGTACCGGCTGATAAACAAGTAGGTGACTCATTAACTGGCGGTACCATCAATAAAAACGGTTTTCTGAAGGCTAAAGTTAAGAAACTTGGCAAAGACTCTGCACTAGCGCAGATCATCAAAGTCGTTGAGCAAGCGCAAACATCAAAAGCTCCTATTCAACGTTTAGCAGACCAAGTTTCTGCAATATTTGTTCCGGTGGTTCTCGGCATTGCGGTTATCACATTCTTCGTTTGGGCATTTTGGTATCAACCAGGGGATTACGGTTCGGCGCTTGAAGCAACGGTTGCGGTGCTTGTCATCGCATGTCCTTGCGCCCTAGGGTTGGCGACACCAACATCGATCATGGCTGGTTCTGGTCGCGCAGCTCAAATGGGGGTGTTATTTAAACAAAGCGAGATATTAGAAATTACTCACACCGTAACCAGTGTAGTACTTGATAAAACCGGCACAATTACCGAGGGCAAGCCCAAACTTACCAACCTTGAACTGAATACCAGCATCCTTAAACTCAATGATGGACAAGTAAAAGCTGCCGTCAAAGCGCTTGAACAACAATCAGAGCATCCACTCGCTCAGGCCGTTGTTACCGGCATTACCGAGGATACAAAATCGGTCATTATTGAAAGCTTCAAAGCGCATGAGGGGCGTGGTGTTTCGGCATCCCTTAACTCTGATAACAATACGCACTTCATTCGCATTGGAACCGCGCGCCTGATGCAAGAAAATGATATTGACTGCAGTGCCTGGATCGAACGCAAAGAGACGCTTGAGCAAGAGGGCAAAACCGTCATGCTGATTAGTTGTGATCAGCAATTGGTGGGGCTTGTCGCAGTAGCGGATACCGTAAGGGAGAATTCCAAAGAGGCAATTACTCAATTAAAACAACGCGGACTTAAAGTCGTGATGATTACTGGCGACAACCAACGCACAGCTGAGGCTATTGCTAAACAAGTGGGCATCGACCATATTTTCGCGGAAGTATTGCCGGAACACAAAGCCAAACACGTCACCGAGCTGCGTGAGCAAGGCGAGATTGTGGCCATGGTAGGAGATGGCATCAACGATGCCCCAGCCCTTGCTACAGCGCACGTTGGTATTGCCATGGGCACTGGAACCGATGTGGCGCTAGAAACCGCAGATATCGCGCTCATGCGAGCTGATTTGCGAAGCCTCATTGATGCACTTTTTGTCAGCGAAAAAACCGTTCGCAATATACGACAAAACTTATTTTGGG
- a CDS encoding metal-sensitive transcriptional regulator produces MQHTVTPHSDKLKQNLKQRLARIEGQVRGLQRMIENDTYCDDVLNQIASVQAALTGVARKLLTQHMHSCVKHRIQSGDESVLDELDTTIERLLKR; encoded by the coding sequence ATGCAACACACCGTTACACCCCATTCAGATAAATTAAAGCAGAACCTCAAGCAACGCCTTGCGCGCATTGAAGGGCAAGTACGCGGTTTACAACGCATGATTGAAAATGACACATACTGTGATGATGTTCTAAATCAAATTGCATCGGTGCAAGCAGCATTAACTGGGGTCGCTCGTAAGTTACTCACACAACATATGCACAGCTGTGTCAAACATCGAATTCAATCGGGGGACGAGAGCGTGCTGGACGAACTGGATACAACCATTGAGCGTTTGCTGAAACGCTAA
- a CDS encoding YciK family oxidoreductase, with protein sequence MTAMHNDPKNYVIQEGSLANKIILVTGAGDGIGREAAKTFAACGATVILLGRTVKKLEAVYDEIIAAGHPEPAIVPLDMKGATKSHYQGMAATIIEQFGRLDGILQNASLLGVLSPFEHIDLDSWNDIMQVNVTAQFMMTQALMPALKKAPNASIIFTSSGVGRQGRAFWGPYAVSKFATEGLAQVMADEYDGTNVRVNVINPGATRTTMRSKAYPAEDPNKLKTPADLMPTYVYLMSDDSIGITNQSLNAQ encoded by the coding sequence ATGACTGCAATGCATAATGATCCGAAAAACTACGTTATCCAAGAAGGTTCACTGGCAAATAAGATTATTTTAGTTACCGGCGCCGGTGATGGTATCGGCCGAGAAGCAGCAAAAACATTTGCTGCCTGCGGTGCAACAGTGATTCTGCTTGGTCGTACCGTCAAAAAGCTCGAAGCCGTTTACGATGAAATTATCGCGGCAGGTCACCCAGAGCCCGCCATTGTGCCTCTCGATATGAAAGGCGCGACAAAATCGCACTATCAAGGCATGGCAGCCACCATCATTGAGCAATTTGGTCGGTTAGACGGCATACTACAAAATGCGAGCTTGCTCGGCGTTTTATCACCGTTTGAGCACATCGACCTAGACTCGTGGAACGACATCATGCAAGTCAATGTGACCGCACAGTTCATGATGACTCAAGCGCTCATGCCAGCACTCAAGAAAGCACCAAACGCCAGTATCATCTTCACTTCATCAGGTGTAGGTCGCCAAGGTCGCGCATTCTGGGGCCCCTACGCGGTCAGTAAATTCGCGACCGAAGGCCTTGCCCAAGTGATGGCGGATGAGTATGACGGCACCAACGTCCGCGTCAACGTCATCAATCCAGGCGCAACGCGCACCACCATGCGCTCAAAAGCTTATCCAGCTGAAGATCCAAATAAGTTGAAAACACCAGCAGATTTGATGCCGACTTATGTGTATTTGATGTCAGACGACAGTATCGGCATCACCAACCAATCCCTCAACGCCCAGTAA